In one Spirosoma rigui genomic region, the following are encoded:
- a CDS encoding TetR/AcrR family transcriptional regulator has protein sequence MEKDEKVRRNRAKTTQRIVEALEEVIAERGLEGVGVNRVAEKANVSKVLIYRYFGGMEGLLEYYVKMGKLFPVFNPAVLDQIRPLHESDVARIWYRQVIQTYRYFRTFKAAREILKASVIENDSIAETTARAQDEEMTRLVEQLSFVKGADTQAISAVILGAMTYLTIMAQNDRTMISIDLRSEEGWKRIENAVKAIYIALNRMAIQSKEVNLELQSVQLPVAQW, from the coding sequence ATGGAGAAGGACGAAAAAGTAAGACGGAACCGGGCGAAGACTACTCAACGCATCGTTGAAGCGTTAGAGGAAGTCATTGCTGAGCGGGGTCTCGAAGGCGTGGGTGTAAACCGGGTGGCCGAAAAAGCCAACGTCAGCAAAGTGCTGATCTACCGGTACTTTGGTGGCATGGAAGGATTGCTGGAATACTACGTTAAAATGGGCAAACTATTTCCGGTCTTCAACCCAGCTGTACTTGACCAAATTCGTCCCTTGCATGAATCAGATGTAGCCCGTATTTGGTATCGTCAGGTTATTCAAACCTACCGCTACTTCCGCACATTTAAAGCAGCCCGCGAAATCCTTAAAGCCAGCGTCATCGAAAACGATTCGATCGCTGAAACAACGGCCCGCGCGCAAGATGAAGAAATGACCCGGCTCGTTGAGCAATTATCGTTTGTTAAAGGTGCTGACACACAGGCAATTTCAGCCGTCATCCTCGGCGCAATGACTTATCTGACTATAATGGCCCAAAACGACCGCACAATGATCAGCATTGATCTGCGGAGCGAAGAAGGCTGGAAACGTATCGAAAACGCGGTGAAAGCCATTTACATTGCTCTCAACCGTATGGCCATTCAATCGAAGGAAGTTAACCTAGAACTGCAATCTGTTCAACTGCCCGTCGCGCAGTGGTAA